A single region of the Streptomyces sp. NBC_00425 genome encodes:
- a CDS encoding FkbM family methyltransferase encodes MSTLYRRLLDLMPRIGVQVTDLGPGKAVVSRRGGPYRVTGAGKDTWVLRPTGDAARSEAAEDEAVRLGDTGAVLLLDPSARRDERATQLAAAAYLCTQHVAAMLELYGVNCVFDVGANTGQYAKGLRRAGYTGRIVSFEPTSATFARLEKAAEHDPQWQVHRCGLGREETTARIHTGWKTMNSLLSASEYGKGRYSRFAKDDTEEIRVRRLDEVMDEALAGLADPRPYLKMDTQGYDLEVFGGAGERIAEFVGMQSEVAVLKLYEGSPGMGEAVARYEAAGFGITGMYPVTREATTGRVIEFDCVLMRATAAPAA; translated from the coding sequence ATGAGCACCCTTTATCGACGACTGCTCGATCTGATGCCGCGCATCGGCGTCCAGGTGACCGACCTCGGGCCGGGGAAGGCGGTGGTCTCCCGACGCGGCGGCCCGTACCGGGTGACCGGCGCCGGCAAGGACACCTGGGTCCTGCGGCCGACGGGCGACGCGGCCCGCTCCGAGGCCGCCGAGGACGAGGCCGTGCGGCTGGGCGACACCGGCGCCGTGCTTCTCCTGGACCCCTCGGCCCGCCGGGACGAGCGCGCGACACAGCTGGCGGCCGCCGCGTACCTCTGCACCCAGCACGTCGCCGCGATGCTCGAGCTCTACGGCGTGAACTGCGTGTTCGACGTCGGCGCCAACACCGGCCAGTACGCCAAGGGGCTGCGCAGGGCCGGATACACGGGGCGGATCGTGTCGTTCGAGCCCACGTCGGCGACGTTCGCCCGGCTGGAGAAGGCGGCCGAGCACGACCCGCAGTGGCAGGTGCACCGGTGCGGGCTGGGCCGCGAGGAGACGACCGCGCGGATCCACACCGGCTGGAAGACCATGAACTCCCTGCTGTCGGCCAGCGAGTACGGCAAGGGCCGCTACAGCCGTTTCGCGAAGGACGACACGGAGGAGATCCGCGTCCGCCGGCTGGACGAGGTCATGGACGAGGCGCTCGCCGGCCTCGCCGACCCGCGCCCCTACCTGAAGATGGACACCCAGGGCTATGACCTCGAGGTGTTCGGCGGTGCCGGGGAGCGGATCGCGGAGTTCGTCGGGATGCAGTCCGAGGTGGCCGTGCTGAAGCTGTACGAGGGCAGTCCCGGCATGGGCGAGGCCGTCGCGCGCTACGAGGCGGCCGGGTTCGGCATCACCGGCATGTATCCGGTGACGCGCGAGGCGACGACGGGTCGGGTGATCGAGTTCGACTGCGTCCTGATGCGAGCCACCGCGGCGCCCGCCGCCTAG
- the trxA gene encoding thioredoxin — MSSTVELTKENFDQTVTDNDFVLIDFWASWCGPCRQFAPVYDKAAEANPDLVFGKVDTEAQPELAEAFGIQSIPTLMIVRDRVAVFAQPGALPEAALTDVIGQARGLDMDEVRRSIEKEQAASEAGDSPATQGE, encoded by the coding sequence ATGAGCAGCACCGTGGAGCTCACCAAGGAGAACTTCGACCAGACGGTCACCGACAACGACTTCGTCCTGATCGACTTCTGGGCGTCCTGGTGCGGACCGTGCCGTCAGTTCGCCCCGGTCTACGACAAGGCGGCCGAGGCCAACCCCGACCTTGTGTTCGGCAAGGTGGACACCGAGGCCCAGCCGGAGCTGGCCGAGGCCTTCGGCATCCAGTCGATCCCGACGCTGATGATCGTGCGCGACCGGGTCGCCGTGTTCGCCCAGCCCGGCGCGCTGCCCGAGGCCGCCCTGACGGACGTCATCGGACAGGCGCGGGGGCTGGACATGGACGAGGTGCGCAGGTCCATCGAGAAGGAGCAGGCCGCGAGCGAGGCCGGCGACTCCCCGGCGACCCAGGGCGAGTAG
- a CDS encoding aldehyde dehydrogenase family protein has translation MPLLDPTNWQSRTLSGPRHTVTEPATGEQLGTVVLAAGADVAPAAEAARAAQTEWARAPHFVRAGVLRRAGDLFAAHAEELREWIVRESGSIAGKADFELHVAAQECYEAAALASRPAGQVLPSEAPRLSYTRRVPVGVVGVISPFNAPLILSIRSVAPALALGNAVVLKPDPRTAVCGGLSLAAVFAQAGLPEDLLHVLPGGAETGEALVADPRVPVISFTGSTAAGRAVGEAAGRHLKRAHLELGGNSALIVLEDADLDAVISTAAWGSFFHQGQICMTTGRHLVHASLYEEYVERLAAKADALAVGDPHRAQVHLGPLIDDGQLAKVHGLVEASTAAGAKLAAGGTHQDRFYRPTVLAGVDDDTPAYAEEVFGPVAPVRPFTTPDEAAALAARSSYGLSLGIVTRDAARGLDLAERVPTGIVHINDQTVNDEAVAPFGGVAASGTGARFGGEANLEAFTDVRWTTVRADVAPYPF, from the coding sequence ATGCCGTTGCTCGACCCCACCAACTGGCAGTCCCGCACCCTGTCGGGGCCGCGCCACACCGTCACCGAGCCCGCCACCGGTGAGCAGCTGGGCACGGTCGTCCTGGCGGCCGGCGCGGACGTCGCGCCCGCCGCCGAGGCGGCCCGCGCCGCGCAGACCGAGTGGGCGCGCGCCCCGCACTTCGTCCGTGCCGGGGTGCTGCGCCGGGCGGGCGACCTGTTCGCCGCGCACGCCGAGGAGCTGCGCGAGTGGATCGTCCGCGAGTCGGGCTCCATCGCGGGCAAGGCCGACTTCGAGCTGCACGTCGCGGCCCAGGAGTGCTACGAGGCCGCCGCCCTCGCGTCCCGCCCGGCCGGCCAGGTCCTGCCCAGCGAGGCGCCCCGGCTGTCGTACACCCGGCGGGTCCCCGTCGGCGTCGTGGGCGTGATCTCCCCCTTCAACGCCCCGCTGATCCTGTCCATCCGCTCCGTCGCGCCCGCCCTCGCGCTCGGCAACGCCGTCGTCCTCAAGCCGGACCCGCGCACCGCCGTCTGCGGCGGGCTGTCGCTGGCCGCGGTGTTCGCGCAGGCGGGACTGCCCGAGGACCTGCTGCACGTCCTCCCGGGCGGCGCCGAGACCGGCGAGGCCCTCGTCGCCGACCCGCGCGTGCCGGTCATCTCGTTCACCGGCTCCACCGCGGCCGGCCGGGCCGTCGGAGAGGCGGCCGGACGTCACCTCAAGCGCGCGCACCTCGAACTCGGCGGCAACTCCGCCCTGATCGTGCTGGAGGACGCCGACCTCGACGCGGTGATCTCCACGGCCGCCTGGGGCTCGTTCTTCCACCAGGGCCAGATCTGCATGACCACCGGCCGCCACCTGGTGCACGCCTCCCTCTACGAGGAGTACGTCGAACGGCTCGCGGCGAAGGCGGACGCGCTCGCCGTCGGCGACCCGCACCGCGCACAGGTCCACCTCGGCCCGCTCATCGACGACGGCCAACTCGCCAAGGTGCACGGCCTGGTGGAGGCCAGCACCGCGGCCGGGGCGAAACTCGCCGCGGGCGGCACGCACCAGGACCGCTTCTACCGGCCGACGGTCCTCGCGGGCGTCGACGACGACACTCCCGCCTACGCGGAGGAGGTCTTCGGCCCGGTGGCCCCCGTGCGCCCCTTCACCACGCCGGACGAGGCGGCGGCGCTGGCCGCGCGCAGCTCCTACGGGCTCTCGCTCGGCATCGTCACCCGTGACGCCGCCCGCGGCCTCGACCTGGCCGAGCGCGTTCCGACCGGCATCGTGCACATCAACGACCAGACAGTGAACGACGAGGCCGTGGCGCCCTTCGGCGGAGTGGCCGCCTCGGGCACCGGCGCCCGGTTCGGCGGCGAGGCCAACCTGGAGGCGTTCACCGACGTCCGGTGGACGACGGTGCGGGCCGACGTGGCGCCCTACCCGTTCTAG
- a CDS encoding 4-hydroxybenzoate 3-monooxygenase has translation MRTTVGIIGGGPAGLLLARLLHRAGIACVVLESRTRAHAEGRQRAGMLEQGTVDALRAAGAADRLDAEGLVHHGIELRFDGERHRLDFPALTGGRTVTIYAQTEIVKDLVALQLADGPPLLFEAEALAVERPQSETPVVRFRHEGRERTLHCAWVAGCDGSHGVARNAFPDAADGRTYAHDYPYSWLGVTAEVPPSCDELIYARHARGFALHSMRSPHVSRLYLQVPRGTSLRDWPDERIWDELAARFAVDADWSLRRGPITARSVTRMRSVVHEPMRHGRLVLAGDAAHIVPPTGAKGLNLAVSDVRILARAFAELHDRGSTRLLDGYSDLCLRRVWQATRFSYDMTRMLHAQPDGDAFDHRMQLARLRRITASRHAAAELAANYTGLPLSP, from the coding sequence ATGCGCACCACGGTCGGCATCATCGGCGGCGGCCCGGCGGGGCTGCTGCTCGCCCGTCTGCTGCACCGGGCGGGAATCGCCTGTGTCGTGCTGGAGAGCAGGACGCGCGCCCACGCGGAGGGGCGCCAGCGTGCCGGAATGCTGGAGCAGGGCACGGTCGACGCGCTGCGCGCGGCCGGCGCCGCCGACCGGTTGGACGCCGAGGGCCTGGTGCACCACGGCATCGAGCTGCGCTTCGACGGCGAACGCCATCGCCTCGACTTCCCCGCCCTCACCGGTGGCCGCACGGTCACGATCTACGCCCAGACGGAGATCGTGAAGGATCTCGTCGCGCTTCAACTGGCCGACGGGCCGCCCCTGTTGTTCGAGGCGGAGGCGCTCGCCGTCGAGCGGCCGCAGAGCGAGACCCCCGTCGTGCGATTCCGGCACGAAGGCCGGGAACGGACCCTGCACTGCGCGTGGGTGGCGGGCTGCGACGGCTCCCACGGCGTCGCCCGCAACGCCTTCCCGGACGCGGCCGACGGTCGCACATACGCCCATGACTACCCGTACTCCTGGCTCGGCGTCACCGCCGAAGTGCCGCCCTCCTGCGACGAGTTGATCTACGCACGCCACGCACGCGGCTTCGCCCTGCACAGCATGCGCTCGCCGCACGTCTCCCGGCTCTACCTCCAGGTCCCCCGCGGCACGAGCCTGCGGGACTGGCCCGACGAGCGGATCTGGGACGAGCTCGCCGCGCGCTTCGCCGTCGACGCCGACTGGAGCTTGCGTCGCGGCCCGATCACCGCCAGGTCCGTGACCAGGATGCGCAGTGTCGTCCACGAGCCGATGCGGCACGGCCGGCTGGTGCTGGCCGGCGACGCCGCCCACATCGTCCCGCCCACCGGCGCCAAGGGACTCAACCTCGCCGTCTCCGACGTCCGGATCCTGGCCAGGGCCTTTGCCGAACTGCACGACCGGGGGTCGACGCGACTCCTGGACGGGTACTCGGACCTGTGCCTGCGACGTGTGTGGCAGGCCACCCGATTCTCCTACGACATGACTAGGATGTTGCACGCTCAACCAGATGGGGATGCGTTCGACCACCGGATGCAGCTCGCCCGGCTGCGCCGGATCACCGCATCCCGCCACGCGGCCGCCGAACTGGCGGCGAACTACACGGGACTTCCCCTCTCCCCGTGA
- a CDS encoding NAD(P)H-dependent oxidoreductase: MSVRILALVGSLRAGSTNRQLAEAAVKVAPEGAEVDLFEGLAEIPFYNEDLDVEGSVPAAAARLREAALAADAFLLFSPEYNGTIPAVLKNAIDWLSRPYGAGAFGGKPVAVVGTAFGQFGGVWAQDEARKAVGIAGGKVIEDLKLSIPGSLTRFAETHPVDDAEVAAQLTEVVARLHGHAGEVAAA, translated from the coding sequence ATGTCTGTCCGCATCCTCGCGCTCGTCGGCAGCCTTCGCGCCGGCTCGACCAACCGCCAGCTCGCCGAGGCGGCCGTCAAGGTCGCTCCCGAGGGCGCCGAGGTCGACCTGTTCGAGGGCCTGGCCGAGATCCCGTTCTACAACGAGGACCTCGACGTCGAAGGCAGCGTCCCGGCCGCCGCCGCCCGGCTGCGCGAGGCCGCCCTGGCCGCCGACGCCTTCCTGCTCTTCTCCCCCGAGTACAACGGCACGATCCCGGCCGTCCTGAAGAACGCCATCGACTGGCTGTCGCGTCCCTACGGCGCCGGCGCGTTCGGCGGCAAGCCGGTCGCCGTGGTCGGCACCGCGTTCGGCCAGTTCGGCGGCGTGTGGGCGCAGGACGAGGCCCGCAAGGCCGTGGGCATCGCCGGCGGCAAGGTCATCGAGGACCTCAAGCTCTCCATCCCGGGCTCGCTGACCCGCTTCGCCGAGACCCACCCGGTCGACGACGCCGAGGTCGCCGCCCAGCTGACCGAGGTCGTCGCCCGTCTGCACGGCCACGCGGGCGAGGTCGCCGCCGCCTGA
- a CDS encoding TetR/AcrR family transcriptional regulator, whose product MLYAGVMSAVLPPCPEPEESAAEPELLQLGPAGDEPCLRADAARNRARLLDAAARLIAEHGAAGVTMEAVASAANVGKGTVFRRFGDRTGLLNALLDHSEKQFQAAFLSGPAPLGPGAPPVERLRAFGLALLARTVDQLDLQLAAEPGPDRRHSVPVRRVHHHHLAVLLRQALPDADGELLAHTLMGYLNPVLVHHLTRQCGMAPERLEAGWSDLVDRVTGERRGTDAA is encoded by the coding sequence ATGCTTTACGCTGGCGTCATGTCCGCCGTGCTGCCTCCATGTCCCGAGCCCGAGGAGAGCGCCGCCGAGCCGGAGCTGCTGCAACTCGGTCCGGCGGGCGACGAGCCGTGTCTGCGCGCGGACGCGGCCCGCAACCGGGCCAGGCTGCTGGACGCCGCCGCCCGTCTGATCGCCGAGCACGGCGCGGCCGGGGTCACCATGGAGGCGGTGGCGAGCGCGGCGAACGTCGGCAAGGGGACCGTCTTCCGCCGCTTCGGTGACCGCACGGGTCTGCTGAACGCCCTCCTGGACCACTCGGAGAAGCAGTTCCAGGCGGCCTTCCTGAGCGGCCCCGCGCCGCTGGGGCCGGGCGCGCCGCCGGTGGAGCGGCTGCGGGCGTTCGGCCTCGCGCTTCTCGCCCGTACCGTCGACCAGCTGGATCTGCAGCTCGCGGCCGAGCCGGGGCCGGACCGCCGGCACTCGGTCCCGGTGCGCCGGGTGCATCACCACCACCTCGCGGTGCTGCTGCGGCAGGCACTGCCCGATGCGGACGGCGAACTCCTCGCGCACACGCTGATGGGATACCTCAACCCCGTCCTCGTCCACCATCTCACCCGGCAGTGCGGCATGGCGCCGGAGCGTCTGGAGGCGGGCTGGAGCGACCTGGTGGACCGGGTCACGGGCGAGCGCCGCGGAACGGACGCCGCCTGA
- a CDS encoding dihydrolipoyl dehydrogenase family protein gives MTETETNAYDVVVLGAGPVGENVADRTRAAGLTTAVVESELVGGECSYWACMPSKALLRPVIARADARRLPGLRQAVQGPLDAEAVLARRNWYTGDWTDDGQADWLKSIGADLHRGHGRLTGPRTVTVGDTVLTARHAVVVATGTRAVLPDLPGLAEVRPWTSREATSAQAAPGRLVVVGGGVVATEMATAWQALGSQVTLLVRGKGLLDRMEPFAGALVAEALTEAGADVRTGTSVASVTRTDGVVVVVTDSGERIEADEILFAVGRAPRTDDIGLETVGLEPGSWLGVDDSLRVTGTDWLYGVGDVNHRALLTHQGKYQARIAGAAIAARAAGTSPAQNDPWGAHTATADHECVPQVVFTDPEAASVGLSLAEAERAGHRVRAVDVDMSSVAGAGLYAEGYRGRARMVVDLEREILRGVTFVGPGVGELIHSATVAVVGQVPIARLWHAVPSYPTISEVWLRLLEAYRDN, from the coding sequence ATGACGGAAACGGAAACCAACGCTTACGACGTCGTGGTGCTCGGGGCCGGGCCCGTGGGGGAGAACGTCGCCGACCGCACCCGCGCGGCCGGCCTCACCACCGCGGTCGTGGAGAGCGAACTCGTCGGCGGCGAGTGCTCGTACTGGGCCTGTATGCCCAGCAAGGCCCTGCTGCGCCCGGTCATCGCCCGCGCCGACGCCCGCAGGCTGCCCGGCCTGCGCCAGGCCGTGCAGGGCCCCCTGGACGCCGAGGCCGTCCTCGCCCGCCGCAACTGGTACACCGGCGACTGGACGGACGACGGTCAGGCCGACTGGCTCAAGAGCATCGGCGCGGACCTCCACCGCGGCCACGGCCGACTGACCGGCCCGCGCACGGTGACCGTGGGGGACACCGTGCTCACGGCCCGCCACGCGGTCGTCGTCGCCACCGGCACCCGCGCCGTCCTGCCGGACCTGCCCGGCCTCGCCGAGGTCCGGCCCTGGACGAGCCGGGAGGCCACCAGCGCCCAGGCCGCGCCCGGTCGGCTCGTCGTGGTCGGCGGGGGAGTCGTCGCCACCGAGATGGCCACCGCCTGGCAGGCTCTCGGCTCGCAGGTCACCCTCCTGGTGCGGGGCAAGGGCCTGCTCGACCGCATGGAGCCGTTCGCCGGCGCGCTCGTCGCCGAGGCGCTGACCGAGGCCGGCGCGGACGTGCGCACCGGCACCTCGGTGGCGTCGGTGACGCGCACGGACGGCGTCGTCGTGGTCGTCACCGACTCCGGGGAGCGCATCGAGGCCGACGAGATCCTCTTCGCCGTCGGCCGCGCCCCGCGCACCGACGACATCGGCCTCGAGACGGTCGGCCTGGAACCCGGCTCCTGGCTCGGGGTCGACGACAGCCTGCGCGTCACCGGCACCGACTGGCTCTACGGGGTGGGCGACGTCAACCACCGTGCCCTGCTCACCCACCAGGGCAAGTACCAGGCCCGGATCGCGGGCGCGGCCATCGCCGCCCGTGCCGCCGGAACATCCCCGGCGCAGAACGACCCGTGGGGCGCCCACACCGCCACCGCCGACCACGAGTGCGTTCCGCAGGTCGTGTTCACCGACCCGGAGGCTGCCTCGGTCGGCCTGTCCCTCGCGGAGGCGGAACGGGCCGGGCACCGGGTACGGGCCGTCGACGTCGACATGTCGTCGGTGGCGGGAGCCGGACTGTACGCCGAGGGCTACCGGGGCCGCGCCCGGATGGTCGTCGACCTGGAGCGGGAGATCCTGCGCGGGGTCACCTTCGTCGGTCCCGGCGTCGGCGAGCTGATCCACTCCGCGACCGTCGCCGTCGTCGGCCAGGTGCCGATCGCCCGGCTGTGGCACGCCGTCCCGTCCTACCCGACGATCAGCGAGGTGTGGTTGCGCCTGCTGGAGGCGTACCGGGACAACTGA
- a CDS encoding TerC family protein encodes MNVSLSVWLSTVVALCALVAVDFFIGRKPHDVSVKEAGTWTVVWVVLACLFGLGVFVFGGGGPTGEFFAGYITEKSLSVDNLFVFVLIMGKFAVPSQYQQRVLMVGVLVALVLRALFIAAGAAIISTFSWVFYLFGAFLIWTAWKLIQDAKKGAHEEEFEENKLLKAVERRFGVADRYHGTKLWIEQNGKRVMTPMLVVMLAIGSTDVLFALDSIPAIYGLTEDPYIVFTANAFALMGLRQLYFLIGGLLKKLVHLSYGLSIILGFIGVKLLLHALHESGVHVPEIGIPFSLGFIVLVLAVTTFTSLRAAGRQEEAAPDTSPA; translated from the coding sequence GTGAACGTCTCGCTCTCCGTCTGGCTGTCGACCGTCGTGGCGCTGTGCGCGCTCGTCGCCGTCGACTTCTTCATCGGCCGCAAGCCGCACGACGTCTCGGTCAAGGAGGCCGGGACCTGGACCGTCGTCTGGGTCGTGCTGGCCTGCCTGTTCGGTCTCGGTGTGTTCGTCTTCGGCGGCGGCGGACCGACGGGTGAGTTCTTCGCCGGATACATCACCGAGAAGTCACTGAGCGTGGACAACCTCTTCGTGTTCGTCCTGATCATGGGCAAGTTCGCGGTTCCCTCGCAGTACCAGCAGCGGGTCCTCATGGTGGGTGTGCTGGTGGCCCTCGTGCTGCGCGCGCTGTTCATCGCGGCCGGCGCGGCGATCATCTCGACGTTCTCCTGGGTCTTCTACCTCTTCGGCGCCTTCCTGATCTGGACGGCCTGGAAGCTGATCCAGGATGCCAAGAAGGGCGCCCACGAGGAGGAGTTCGAGGAGAACAAGCTGCTCAAGGCCGTGGAGAGGCGCTTCGGCGTGGCGGACCGCTACCACGGCACGAAGCTGTGGATCGAGCAGAACGGCAAGCGGGTCATGACCCCGATGCTGGTCGTGATGCTGGCGATCGGCTCCACGGACGTGCTCTTCGCGCTCGACTCGATCCCGGCGATCTACGGGCTGACCGAGGACCCGTACATCGTCTTCACCGCCAACGCCTTCGCGCTGATGGGCCTGCGGCAGCTGTACTTCCTCATCGGCGGTCTGCTGAAGAAGCTGGTCCACCTCAGCTACGGCCTGTCGATCATCCTCGGCTTCATCGGCGTCAAGCTGCTGCTGCACGCATTGCACGAGTCCGGGGTGCACGTGCCCGAGATCGGCATCCCGTTCTCGCTCGGCTTCATCGTGCTCGTCCTCGCCGTGACGACCTTCACCAGCCTGCGGGCGGCGGGGCGGCAGGAGGAGGCCGCACCGGACACGTCCCCGGCGTGA
- a CDS encoding LacI family DNA-binding transcriptional regulator — translation MRYVMVQIPNTPAPTMPPAPRPVPTSADVARLAGVSRATVSYVLNNTSAVRISEPTRRRVREAAKELGYVPHAAARTLRAGHSRTVLMPTLPVPAGPLYSRFVHDFQGAMSRLDYTVVQYGASGVSGDDAARAWAELRPVAVLVPGTGIGPEGVAILKRSGARAVVTLGPEAVEGAHAMLLDQADVGRGAAGHLHARGRRRIGVVVPEERGMELFSAPRLAGAREALRGTDATVTELPLAYTEESADALAARWHGLGLDAVFAYNDEYAMLLLRALRDAGLRVPEDVAVIGADDLLLGRLLRPRLSTVRITLPSGRDLASLVDRAVRNPAAAPESHAWFTVAVVHRDSS, via the coding sequence ATGCGCTACGTCATGGTGCAGATACCGAACACGCCCGCGCCGACGATGCCGCCGGCGCCGCGCCCCGTGCCCACGAGCGCCGACGTGGCCCGCCTGGCCGGAGTCTCGCGCGCGACCGTCTCCTACGTCCTGAACAACACCAGCGCCGTACGCATCAGCGAGCCCACCCGCCGCCGGGTCCGCGAGGCCGCGAAGGAACTCGGGTACGTGCCGCACGCGGCCGCCCGCACCCTGCGCGCCGGACACAGCCGGACGGTCCTGATGCCCACCCTGCCGGTGCCCGCGGGACCGCTGTACAGCCGGTTCGTACACGACTTCCAGGGCGCGATGAGCCGCCTCGACTACACGGTCGTCCAGTACGGCGCGAGCGGCGTGAGCGGTGACGACGCCGCCCGCGCGTGGGCCGAGCTGAGACCCGTCGCCGTGCTGGTGCCCGGCACCGGCATCGGACCCGAAGGGGTGGCGATCCTCAAGCGGTCCGGCGCCCGGGCCGTGGTGACCCTCGGCCCCGAGGCCGTCGAGGGCGCGCACGCGATGCTCCTGGACCAGGCCGACGTCGGCCGGGGAGCCGCCGGGCACCTCCACGCCCGCGGGCGCCGCCGGATCGGGGTGGTGGTTCCGGAGGAACGCGGCATGGAGCTGTTCTCCGCGCCCCGCCTCGCGGGCGCCCGTGAGGCCCTGCGGGGCACCGACGCCACCGTCACCGAGCTGCCCCTCGCCTACACGGAGGAGTCCGCGGACGCCCTCGCCGCGCGCTGGCACGGCCTCGGTCTCGACGCAGTGTTCGCCTACAACGACGAGTACGCCATGCTGCTGTTGCGCGCCCTGCGAGACGCCGGCCTGCGCGTTCCCGAGGACGTGGCCGTCATCGGGGCCGACGACCTGCTGCTCGGCCGGCTGCTTCGGCCGCGGCTGAGCACCGTGCGGATCACGCTGCCCTCCGGCCGCGACCTCGCCTCCCTGGTGGACCGGGCGGTCCGCAACCCCGCGGCGGCTCCCGAGTCGCACGCGTGGTTCACGGTCGCCGTGGTGCACCGCGACTCCAGCTGA